Genomic DNA from Nomascus leucogenys isolate Asia chromosome 10, Asia_NLE_v1, whole genome shotgun sequence:
GGGATTCTGCGCTCTTCCTTTAGCTGACATTTCCTGTGGCCTGCTTATGCCAGGAATTGTAAGGACCATTATGGTCGCTACTTGCTAGGACCACTGCGCTATTCCTGCAAGACCCTACTCggagattattttaataatatttagttttctatttggGTTACCCAGACCAGTGCTGTTCTGTCTTTCCCTCAGGACATGCATCTTTCATGTCCCACATAGTTGCCTCACTGGTGATGGGTAGTGAGCCCTGGGTACCTGACTGGGTGGACATGACCCTAGCTGTTGCCACAGAGACTCCAGGTGGCAGTGGCCCTGGTGAGTGGGAGCTGGGGAAAGGTGTGATGTCAGGGCTGGGTTCATATCATTCCATAGCCTCTTTGTGCCTACAGTTGTATTAGTGCTAAGGCCACTGGGCCATACTTCATTTTTATCTACTTTCTCATTTATACACTTGCCTTTCATACTGTGGCCTTTGGCCTCTGGATGTTCCATACCTCTGCCTCCATGTCTCACCTGTTCCTCTCCATGGCTTGTTCTACAGTGCCTTCCAACATTGGCCTGTACTTAGTGTTTCATGAGATGTGCAGCCCAAATAGTCCTTAAACACCAACTACTGAGTAGCAATTTGATTTTCTTTGGTATGGACCATAACCTTCTGCACAACTCTCACCTGTCCCCAGCAGCCAAGAAAATCTGATTGTGAATGACTTTGAGACCTGCCTCTTTTTTGTGCTGTACCCCACATCTTTGTCCTCTCCCAGTTGAGGCCTTCTCCATTCCATGACATTTAGATGCCAACTACTATATAGTACACATTTGCTGAACTTGAGTTTGGACCCTTGTCCTAACAACAGTCCTATGACCTTGGTCTTAGTTGTGTTAGACACATATTTGTAGTGAGGCTTCCCCTTCCACCTCTGTCAATTTGTACTTCACCAGCATTTCTCTGCTTTCAGGTTGTTGGCATGGAATGGAGGATGAAGAGATACCTTTTGAGCAGAGCTTTTCTATAGGAATGTCACAGATCAGGATTCCCAAGGGAGGTCCTTCTACTCAGAAGGCTTACCCCTGTGGGACATGTGGCCTGGTCTTAAAAGACATTTTGCACTTGGCTGAGCACCAGGAAACACACCCAGGGCAGAAACCAtacatgtgtgtgctgtgtgggaAACAGTTCTGGTTCAGTGCAAACCTTCACCAGCACCAGAAGCAGCACAGTGGAGAGAAACCCTTTAGAAGGGATAAGAACAGGGCCTTTCTTGTGAACAACTGTGCTGTGCAATCATCGGAGATGTCTTTTGTGACAGGGGAGGCTTGTAAGGACTTCCTAGCCAGCTCAAGCATTTTCCAGCACCATGTCCCTCACAATGAGTGGAAGCCACACAGCAACAACAAGTGTGAGGAGGCCTCTCACTGTGGAAAAAGGCATTACAAATGCAGCGAATGTGGGAAAACCTTTGGCCGCAAAGACTCACTTGTTCAACACCAGAGAGTCcacactggagaaaggccttatgAGTGTGGTGAATGTGGGAAAACCTTTAGCCGCAAACCCATACTTGCTCAGCACCAGAGAATCCACACTGGAGAAATGCCTTATGAGTGTGGCATATGTGGGAAAGTTTTTAATCATAGCTCTAATCTTATTGTACATCAAAGAGTACACACTGGAGCAAGGCCTTACaagtgcagtgaatgtgggaaagcctatAGCCACAAATCTACACTTGTTCAGCATGAGAGTATCCATACTGGAGAAAGGCCATATGAGTGCAGTGAATGTGGAAAATACTTTGGTCACAAATACAGACTCATTAAACATTGGAGTGTTCATACTGGAGCAAGGCCTTATGAGTGCATCGCATGTGGGAAGTTCTTTAGCCAAAGCTCTGACCTTATTGCACATCAAAGAGTTCATAATGGTGAAAAGCCTTATGTGTGCagtgaatgtggaaaagcctttagCCACAAACATGTACTTGTTCAGCATCatagaattcacactggagaaaggccATATaagtgcagtgaatgtgggaaggccttcagGCAGAGGGCTTCCCTCATCCGCCACTGGaaaattcacactggagaaaggccttaGGATGGGAGATAGATAATTCCGTTTCCTTGTTCAACATAATAACTGACACCAGAGAGAAGCTCCAAGTGTAGCCTTTATGTGTAGCTGACAGCCAGAAGTAGAACTTTatacactcactcactcaccctgGGGAGGTTCTTCTGAGTGCCAGCTGTATGGGAAGCCTTCTGGAGCTATGCTGAATTTTCTAGACTCTTGCTGGAATTTCGTCAAGGCAGTGCCTCTGTTAGAAGCCATCTGTCTTTGTGCTGGAAGAGTCCTGCATTGTGCAAAAGTAATCCCAATGTGTTTCAAAAGACAGACCTCTGTACTTCTCCCTTCCCTGGAGGGAATCATCAGTAGCCTGAGGCCATCAAGgattctcactttttttctgcCCCACAACTGGTTTAAGCATGAGAATTACCCAGTTTTAGCCAGAAAGATGGGAACTTTGTTCTGCTGACCACTGGCAGAGGTTTCCCTTCATGGATATAGTTGATCTCACATGGCACTTGTGATGAATTTTTGTAGCCTCCAAGACACGTAACCTGAAATTGGCTGCCTTATATTCTGGTTTTGCAACAAATGCCTTAATTTTTAGACTATCTTAAATCTTGGGGATTCTGTTCACTTTGTGGGTTGGGTTGAGTACAGAATTGGGCTAAGCCAGTATGAAGGGATGAACAGCTTTTGTGAGAGCTCCAACTATCTGTATCTCTGAAGTGATAGGATGGCAAAGACTAGCTCTTATTCTAGTGTCAAGCTAACTTACTTGACTGCTTAAGCTCTCCTAGGAAAGAATGCCAGTCTTTGTAGCCCTAATCTTTTGGTCTATAtgttaagatttttttgtgtAATTGAGGTCACCCTAAGCATTGGGCATTTGTTGTGATAATCTCTAGTGTGTCTGGGAGTAACATGAATTAGGTCCCTTGTTCCCAGAAGATACTTCATATTCCCAAGGCTTCTTGAGGAGAATTTGAACTCATGGGACATGTCAAGATCTCTGAAGTCTATTTTTCAGTAGGCAGTTAACACTGGCTGTCCTCCAGAAGGCCCAGGTAGGAATCATAGTTGGTGCAGAGACCCAGATTAATAAAGGAATGAGAAAACTGCAGCAAACTATAGGGAATATGACCCTTCTAAAGGTGCATCCACATGTGTTTCCATAACTCTGGCTCCATTATGAGGGTTTACAGAAATATTTCCATACCTGTGTCTCTTATGGCTAAGGTTACTGTCCAGAAGTCAGTCTAAACATTTTtgcaataaactgcacatatttatagTGTACcatttgataagttttgataCATGTTGGCACTTCTCAAACCAAAAGTTTCctgattccttttatattttctccctttccttcaccCATCCCCAGGCAACTATTGGTCTGTTGTCACTGTAGATTTGTTTGTATTTCCTAGAATTCTACAGAGATACAGTAATTTAATATGTATTCTAATGTTTTTGGCTTCTTAAACTCTGAAATTATGGCTCATGGTGTGTTCTGTGTTtcatagtttatttcttttcGTTTGTACTTTGCtaagaatattccattgtagaGAAATAGTTCTAAAGCAAGTGATCCAGGAGAGAACTCACACAAGAACAAAGCCACAGTATCTGTCATTACCTTAAACTGAAAGTGATGAGCCATTATTTCTGCTATATTTCATAAGTAACCCTAGCTAATCCTGGTTAAAAGTGGAAGAGAACTACACAAAGTTGAAAATAGGGATTTGTGGGGCATTTTCTTGGACTCTGGTGACCATAATCctatgtggtttttttctttttctgttttagttgTTTAATGTGAATtacattgactgatttttttaaatattaagccaaccttgcatttctggaataattcccatttggtcatgatgtattaggCATTTAgtatattgttgaatttgatttgctattttgttttgtttttgtttttttgtaacaAGTTTTGCACCAATGTTCATGAGTGATATTTGtctctaattttctttctggcttgcttacttctttttctttctaattttatatcTTGCCCAGGTTTAGCTTTGGTATCAGCATAATGCCAGCTTTATAGAGTAAGTTGGGAAGTATTCCTGCTCTTCAACtctctggaagagtttgtgaataattggtattatttcttccttaaatgtttggtagaattcaccaagAAAACTGTCTGGGCCTGGAGTTTGTTTTGTAGGAAAGTTTCTAACTATAAGTTTGATTTCTGTGGTAGATAGAGGGCTGTACAAGTTATATGTACATCTGTCTATGTGTGCGTCtgttgtctgtctgtctctctgggcctgaaGTGTGTTTTGTAGGACAGCATCTAACTACAAGTTTGATTTCTATGGTAGATGGAGGGCTATACTAGTTATATAtacatctgtctgtctgtccatctgtttgtcactccatccatccatcaatctcTAGAGTGAGCTTTGAtgatttgtgtctttcaaggagtttttctgtttcatttaagtactcaaatttttcaaaatattattttcatacttGTAGAATTTGTAGTGGTGCAACCTCCTCTATTCCTGATACTGGTAATGTCTATATTTCTCTTTTAACCTTGATTGGTTTAGGtagagatttatcaattttacaattttattgatcttaaaGTACTTGGTATtattgaattttctgttttctgatattttgggatttttttttttccattttgactTTTACTAATGCCTTCCACTTTTAttggatttcatttcttttgctacTTTTTAACATGGAAGCTGAGGTCCTTCATTTCAAACCTTTGGGTTTTTTCCCCTAATATGGAGGGAAAATGTTAATGTTAAAAATCTGTCTGAGAACTGCTTTAATTACCTCCCATCAAGCTTTATgtggtttcatattttttttttttttttttgagacagtgtctcgctctgtcatccaggttggagtgcagtggcgtgatcttggctcactgcaagctcctcctcctgggttcatgccattctcctgcctcagcctcccaagtagctgggactacaggcgcccaccaccacgcccggctaattttttgtattttcagtagagacgaggtttcaccgtgttagccaggatggtctcgatctcttgacctcgtgatctgcctgcctcagcctcccaaagtgctgggattacaggcgtgagccactgtgcccggccgatgtGGTTTCATTTTAGTTGAGTTTAGGATGTTTTCcagttaaaaaaattcttcttgaCACATGgctctttttaaatgtatgttatttaatttctaaatatttggtgATTTTGCTGATCTTTCTGGTAATTTCTGCaataattccattgtggtcagagtaCATTAAGACttgaattatttacatttattgagatttgCTTTGTGGCCCAGAATATGGGCTATCTTGGTATGAGTTACATGTTCACTTGAAATGTATACTCTACTCTCATTTGATGAAGGGGTTCTACAAGTGTTGATAAGGTAAAAATGGTTGATAATGTTAATTAagttttttctatctttattgacattctgtggttttgttttggttctaGCAATTATTTTAAGGGGATTGTTGACATTTCTGAATATTAAATTGGATTTACTTCTCTTCAGTTCTGTCAgcttttgcttcacatattttgatatctttttattaggtgaataataaatatttcctattttatgtCCACTTGATGTGTTGACCACTTTATCATTATGATCCTGTTAATCTTtggtaatattctttgctctAAAATCTCCCTTGTCTGATACTGTTAACATGGTTTAATTTTGATTGGACACTGAATTTTAGGtactgatatattttttttaatttttatagatattcttgatttcttttttctgttacgtggttaagttacttggaaacaatATGATCTTTTGGGGGGGTCTTGATTCTAAGCATTTCTCGATGAGATTATTGCAGCCTAAATTTTAAGACAAATTCCCTTCCCATTACTGAGACACAGCCTTCCTATATTCTCTACCTAATGCTTCATcaattatgagttttttttactCAAGCTGGTTGGAATGAGAACTATCATGTTTTCTGTATAAGCCTTGGGAATTGCTTCCCGTATAATCCTTTCAGGTGGTTCTTTACCCATCCTCTGGTCTTTTTCTATATGCAAACACAGATTATACTCAGCTGAATGCTTGGGGATGGCCCTGTATATCTCTGAAGTTTTTTCTCTCCTGTACTCTGCTCTGTACACTCCAGTTGGCAAACCCAGACTCTTAGCTACGTCTCCTTAACACAGGATGACTTTTGGGCTCTGTCTGAGCTCTCCATCTTTGTATTAGGGCCTTGGAATTCATTTTCACAGTAACcttatttagttttttcttttttgagaaaatctatgaacccatttttttctttctgatatagTGAAGGTCtgtcaattttaataatttattcaagGTGTCTCctttttataatcagaaagaaCATAAATCACATATTACAGATATGAGCAATGAAACATGGTATAGTACTAGATAACTTTGAAACATATAATGGATAATGTGTGATTGTTTTAGACAACCCTTTCTCAGTAAGTTGAAACTCGGAAAACAAAAATCCATTGAAACATACCAACTGACCAGGCTCACTCAAGAGAGCTGAAAAATCCTCCACTAAAGATATTtaatacggccgggcgcggtggctcacgcttgtaatcccagcactttgggaggccgaggcgggcggatcacgaggtcaggagatcgagaccacggtgaaaccccgtctctactaaaaatacaaaaaaaattagccgggcgtggtggtgggcgcctgtagtcccagctactcggagaggctgaggcaggagaatggcgtgaacccgggaggcggagcttgcagtgagccgagatggtgtcactgcactccagcctgggcgacagagcgagactccgtctcaaaaaaaaaaaaaaaaaagatatttaatacatatatctatatctatatatctatatatctcttaGAGAGAAAGAATAAGTCATATTCTAGTGAGAattgttaggattttttttttttttgagatggagtctccctctgttgccaggctggagtgcagtggtgtgatctcagcccactgcaacctctgcctcctgggttcaagcaattctcctgcctcatcatcCCAAGtaaccgggattacaggtgcacgccaccatgcccagctaatttttgtatttttagtaaagacagggtttcaccatgttggccaggatggtcttgatctcttgacctcatgatctgcctgcctcggcctcccaaagtgctgagattacaggcgtgagctactgcacccagcctcaagaTTTATTAGGATTTTAAAGTTGGTTTAACAATAGAAAATCTATTAATCTATTATATTAAATACAGTCTGTggtgtaataaaaaatatatctggATGTTTGTCCCAGGCTTAGTGCTACAAAAATCTTGCAATTCTTTGAGTGAGAGGAGTGTATTTTTTATACTAACGAAGTGATTCACTGTAGGTTCCTAGAAAGGTTCAGAATGGGGGCTCTTCATCAGAAAGACCAACCATGTAATAAGAGGGTTGAAACTTTGATCCAGATTGACCtttggggagaggaaaggaacTAGAGATTGAAGTCAGCCATGTGAGTGTGATTTAATCACAGCTACAAAATGAGACACCCCTTCCTCGTTCCTCCCTACCAACTTAGAACTCGATGCAGAGGCTTGGTGGAGTTTCCTGGTTGGTGAACATGTTGACGTACCAGGAGGATGATGTGCCTTGACTTTGTGGGGAGAAGGTATGGAAACTTCACATGTAACCAATAACtagaacacttaaaaaaaattatcaaatgacCATCCATAGGTGAATGAgtaattgtattaattttctagggctgccataacacaaTACCAAAACTgggtggctcaaacaacagaaattaattttctaacaATTCTAAAGTCAAAGATTAAGATGCTGGCAGTTTTGGAGTTCTCTGAGGCCACTCTCCTTGGCTTGCACATGGCtgccctctttctgtctcttcacAAGGCCATTACTGTATGCATGTGTACCcctggtgtctctgtgtgtcttaatttcttataaggacactggtcaGATTAGGGTCCAACCTAATGGGCTGATTtcaacttaattacctctttaaagtcCTACCTCCAAATACatcacattttgaggtactagggggttaggatttcaacgtaTAAATTTTGGGTATACACAATAATGTCCATGGCAGCAATCGATTGTAGCATCTCTATGAAATGGAACACTATCCAGCAATATAAAAGGATGTCTATAcataatatggatgaatctcaagagCCTTaagctcagtgaaagaagccagatgcagaaGATTACATGTAGTATCATTCAATTTatgtaaaaatctagaaaaagaaaaatcagtggaGCAAGAAGGCCAAAGAGAAACCTTCATCAATTTTCTCCCCACAGGAACACCAGCTGAACAACTACTCATGCAAGAAAGCACATTTATAAGAACCAGAAAACTAGATGACTGATCGGATTTTAACATAATGTCAAGAAGAAAGGCATTGAAGTTGGTAGGAAAGGTAGTCTTGCATTGCCTAAACCACCCCTTTCCCATCCCTTGGCAGACCAACATGCAGAGAAAAATCTGTGTGCTTGTAGAAGAGAGCGCAAAGTGagtgtgggactttgcattggaactcggTGCTGCCCAGGCACAGAAGAACACAACACGGCACAATTCTACTTGTGCCCATGGAgagagcatttagaccagcctggggccTGAAGCAAATCCTCAACCCCTGTGAAAGGAACCTGAGTCTCAGCTGGCACCAACAACAACTGACCAAAGTGGCCTGGGGCCCAGAATAAGTTTGAGTGGCAGTTAGGTCACAAGGACTGCAGTCCTTGGGCAAGCCCTAGTGCTGCAGTGGTCTCTCAGGCTGTGGACTTCGGGTGCATGTGACCCAGTATGTCACCAGCTGTAGCAGCCAAGGGAGTGTGccacacccctcccccaactccaggcagtGTGGCTCAGAAAGAGACTCCTtttgcttgaggaaaggagagggaagagtacaGATGACTTTGTTTTTCAACTTGAGTACCAGCTCAGTCATAGGAAAATAAAGCGCTAAGTAGAATCCTGAAGCCACTGATCCCAGGCCTTTGCTCCTGGACAGTGCTGCTAGACCCAACCCAGCCAGAAGGGAATCTGCTGTCCTGGTTGGATGGACACAAGTTCTGGCTGGTTTTACCACCTTCTGATTAAAGTGGCCTCAagccttgaataaacatcagtggCAGTCAGGCAGTACTGACTGTGGACCTTGGGCAATACCCAGTACTGTGCTGGTCACAGAGTCTGTGGGTTTAGACTAGCATTACTGTGATGCCAGCTGTGATGGACACAGGAGTCCCTGTGTCACCTCTCCCCCAATTACAGGCAGCCTGGTATATACAGAGAGACTTCTTATACTTGGGggaatgagagagaagagagtaaAGGACTTTGCCTGGGAACCCAGaacattctcttctctttcccacaTCTATCTAGGCTGGGTATCTAGGAGTCTGCAAGATTTATTGCATACTTAGGATTATGGCACCCTCTAGTGCTGGAATGGCTGCAGTGACCACAGCTTAGGGAACTCAGCACTCAGTCCCCTTTGAATTCTTGGAAGGCCCTCTGAAGAAGAACGGGTACAAGCAAGGCCAGACTGTGATGACTGGAATAAATAACAAACTCTTCAGTGTTCCGACATATACAAATATCCACAAGTATTGAGAACATTCAGGAAAATATAATCTCATCAAATGGACTAAATAAGCTGCCCAGTGACCAGCCCTGGAGTGATAGAGATCTATCAGACAGGGAATATCTTTCAGACAGGAAATTCAAAATATCTGTCTTGAAGAAGCTAAAAGAATGTCaagaaaacatgaagaaagaattcagaattttagcagagaaatttaacagagattgaaataattacaaaaaaaaaaatcaaactgaatCATCCTAGGGCTGAAAAAGACAATGGATGAACTGAAAAATACATCAGAATATAACAACAGCATAATTGATTAAGCAGAAGCATTTGTTAGCTTAAATACAGGCTATTGAaaatacagaggagaaaaaagaaaaagaatgaactgtgcttaaaagatagaaaatagcCACAAAAGGGCAAGTCTAAGAGTGATTAGCTTTAAAAAGGGAGTAGAGATAGATGTAGGGATAGacagtttattcaaagaaataattatagagTACTTtccaaatgtgtgtgtatatgtatgtgtatatatatatatatatatgaatatccaGGTATAAGAAAGTCAATGCCAACCAGATTCAACACAAGACATATAacaatcaaactctcaaaggtcaaggatgaaaaagaggaaaagtagcaagagaaaagaaacaacatagaAAGGAACTCCAGTATATCTGGCAGCAgtcttctcagcagaaatctcaTAGGccagaagaaagtgaaaagacatatttaaagtgctgaaggaaaccATCTTCAACCAAGAATATTCTAGTCATCAAATATATTCTTCAaccatgaaggaga
This window encodes:
- the ZNF772 gene encoding zinc finger protein 772 isoform X3, which encodes MAAAEPMGPAQVPMNSEVIVDPIQGQVNFEDVFVYFSQEEWVLLDEAQRLLYRDVMLENFALMASLGHASFMSHIVASLVMGSEPWVPDWVDMTLAVATETPGGSGPGCWHGMEDEEIPFEQSFSIGMSQIRIPKGGPSTQKAYPCGTCGLVLKDILHLAEHQETHPGQKPYMCVLCGKQFWFSANLHQHQKQHSGEKPFRRDKNRAFLVNNCAVQSSEMSFVTGEACKDFLASSSIFQHHVPHNEWKPHSNNKCEEASHCGKRHYKCSECGKTFGRKDSLVQHQRVHTGERPYECGECGKTFSRKPILAQHQRIHTGEMPYECGICGKVFNHSSNLIVHQRVHTGARPYKCSECGKAYSHKSTLVQHESIHTGERPYECSECGKYFGHKYRLIKHWSVHTGARPYECIACGKFFSQSSDLIAHQRVHNGEKPYVCSECGKAFSHKHVLVQHHRIHTGERPYKCSECGKAFRQRASLIRHWKIHTGERP
- the ZNF772 gene encoding zinc finger protein 772 isoform X1; amino-acid sequence: MAAAEPMGPAQVPMNSEVIVDPIQGQVNFEDVFVYFSQEEWVLLDEAQRLLYRDVMLENFALMASLGCWHGMEDEEIPFEQSFSIGMSQIRIPKGGPSTQKAYPCGTCGLVLKDILHLAEHQETHPGQKPYMCVLCGKQFWFSANLHQHQKQHSGEKPFRRDKNRAFLVNNCAVQSSEMSFVTGEACKDFLASSSIFQHHVPHNEWKPHSNNKCEEASHCGKRHYKCSECGKTFGRKDSLVQHQRVHTGERPYECGECGKTFSRKPILAQHQRIHTGEMPYECGICGKVFNHSSNLIVHQRVHTGARPYKCSECGKAYSHKSTLVQHESIHTGERPYECSECGKYFGHKYRLIKHWSVHTGARPYECIACGKFFSQSSDLIAHQRVHNGEKPYVCSECGKAFSHKHVLVQHHRIHTGERPYKCSECGKAFRQRASLIRHWKIHTGERP
- the ZNF772 gene encoding zinc finger protein 772 isoform X2, with protein sequence MEDEEIPFEQSFSIGMSQIRIPKGGPSTQKAYPCGTCGLVLKDILHLAEHQETHPGQKPYMCVLCGKQFWFSANLHQHQKQHSGEKPFRRDKNRAFLVNNCAVQSSEMSFVTGEACKDFLASSSIFQHHVPHNEWKPHSNNKCEEASHCGKRHYKCSECGKTFGRKDSLVQHQRVHTGERPYECGECGKTFSRKPILAQHQRIHTGEMPYECGICGKVFNHSSNLIVHQRVHTGARPYKCSECGKAYSHKSTLVQHESIHTGERPYECSECGKYFGHKYRLIKHWSVHTGARPYECIACGKFFSQSSDLIAHQRVHNGEKPYVCSECGKAFSHKHVLVQHHRIHTGERPYKCSECGKAFRQRASLIRHWKIHTGERP